In Trifolium pratense cultivar HEN17-A07 linkage group LG7, ARS_RC_1.1, whole genome shotgun sequence, a genomic segment contains:
- the LOC123898545 gene encoding S-adenosylmethionine decarboxylase proenzyme 4: MAFSGFEGFEKRLELQFLNDDPNPTINHQLGLRKLEFESIQQILQAVQCTVVSAVGNSYFDAYVLSESSLFVYPTKIIIKTCGTTQLLKSIIPLIYFSNNHLNLTLSSVSYTRGSFIFPNSQPFPHTSFNEEVSYLENTIPSNLCYKKASIMPSKSSSHSWHVFTATQNPHHHDHDHDHIPYELPYTMEICMTELDPVLAGKFFRKPGDEKSGHSAGKEMTELTGINKINKEAFICDFAFDPCGYSMNGMDGGLYSTIHVTPEDGYSYASFECVGSVNNDDDDIVHVLRKVVQIFRPGTMSVSITTCSEYNNEVWRKVASALEPLGLKCRSCAMDQFPALGSVVFQTFTPLRRKNASK, translated from the coding sequence ATGGCATTCTCTGGTTTTGAAGGCTTTGAAAAAAGATTAGAACTTCAATTCCTTAATGATGATCCAAATCCAACCATTAATCACCAACTTGGTCTTAGAAAACTTGAGTTTGAATCCATTCAACAAATTCTACAAGCTGTTCAATGCACAGTTGTTTCAGCAGTTGGAAACTCTTACTTTGATGCTTATGTTTTATCAGAATCAAGTCTTTTTGTTTATCCAACAAAAATCATAATCAAAACTTGTGGAACTACACAACTTCTCAAATCAATTATTCCCTTAATCTACTTTTCAAATAATCACTTAAACCTCACACTCTCTTCTGTTTCTTACACAAGAGGTAGCTTCATCTTCCCAAACTCACAACCTTTTCCTCATACTTCATTCAATGAAGAAGTTTCTTACTTAGAAAACACCATCCCTTCAAATCTTTGCTACAAAAAAGCTTCCATTATGCCTTCAAAATCTTCTTCTCATTCATGGCATGTTTTCACTGCAACACAAAACCCTCATCATCATGATCATGATCATGATCACATACCTTATGAGTTACCATACACAATGGAGATCTGCATGACAGAGCTTGATCCTGTACTTGCCGGAAAATTCTTCCGGAAACCGGGCGATGAAAAATCCGGACACTCGGCCGGAAAAGAAATGACGGAGCTAACCGGaataaacaaaatcaacaaagaaGCATTCATTTGTGATTTTGCATTTGATCCTTGTGGCTATTCAATGAATGGAATGGATGGAGGATTGTATTCTACAATTCATGTAACTCCAGAAGATGGTTATAGCTATGCAAGCTTTGAATGTGTAGGGTCTGTGaacaatgatgatgatgacataGTTCATGTGTTAAGGAAGGTTGTTCAGATTTTTCGACCGGGGACAATGTCGGTATCGATAACGACATGTAGTGAGTATAATAATGAGGTTTGGAGGAAGGTTGCTAGTGCACTGGAGCCTCTTGGATTGAAATGTAGGAGTTGTGCTATGGATCAGTTTCCGGCGTTAGGTAGCGTTGTGTTTCAAACATTTACACCTCTTCGCCGAAAAAATGCTTCAAAGTAG
- the LOC123898385 gene encoding uncharacterized protein LOC123898385, translated as MELEGETKPWLMYFSAKAPKNLTFCSISDPTKSYSTTIPDDWSKPYLRLCTVQHGWFLWEDKISNYDSKLFLWNPLNLEKIMLPPLKHCCNSFGNCILSSPPTTCDEICSIFLFSSHSPSIFYYQLGDKQWTKLCSYDDIVKALAMKGAAPRRGRLTLFEEPVYFRGCLSARMWTTIGIIVVAIEVKPNVKLRLGPLWDRQPPIISGFEQIICKLIGFDNVIFRIKVLHAHDRVVAVFVHKSDCYQGVWKKVENIKDKVFFISCYDSAFACQAINPETEGSRIYIALKNCNFFYIYNIEDKSLATSQHFSNLSKTLAYSMWFMPETRMTGPLKEEIGKAHQVRQRESISEVVHSKDTEDKAPNGLSLPRDVIEVIAKRINNVLDYLHFRASNKLLRQAAPPIQWRSSSSMSMSRFDDLSMCPIFAFSEKDKIINFVHPKHGLEYKNIIKFPQNLYQFMNYEICCSKDGWLLLVAFQRGYQVFFNPFTKEVLPLPSGNKRISNIRCFGMSHSPTSYECVTVELIKIKNITTAHVHQLREGRHRLINFEDKKFPLFNINPAFHNGLFYFLSVTGKLAIIEEKGEEISWKILEKPQAPCSSHFNNFLVECDGNLLTVFESPFAKGVQVFKLNDDTMTWMKVTSLKNHMLFVGKTSFSAVANIPGMENKIYFNRFYGDSVVFYSLETNNYHTFKNDEVVNFHHVREQLNGTWIQPKWHQV; from the exons ATGGAATTGGAAGGAGAGACAAAACCTTGGCTTATGTATTTTTCAGCTAAAGCTCCAAAAAATCTAACCTTTTGCAGCATATCTGATCCAACCAAATCCTACTCTACAACGATTCCAGATGATTGGAGCAAACCATATTTAAGGCTATGTACTGTACAACATGGTTGGTTTCTTTGGGAAGACAAGATATCAAATTATGATAGTAAATTATTTCTTTGGAACCCACTCAACCTTGAGAAAATCATGCTACCACCCCTGAAACACTGTTGCAATAGTTTTGGTAATTGCATTTTGTCATCCCCTCCAACTACATGTGATGAAATATgctccatttttttattttcatcacatAGCCCTTCAATATTCTACTACCAACTTGGAGATAAGCAATGGACTAAATTGTGTTCTTATGACGACATTGTGAAGGCTTTAGCCATGAAGGGTGCTGCTCCTCGTAGGGGAAGACTTACCTTGTTTGAAGAACCTGTTTACTTCCGTGGTTGCCTGTCTGCAAGAATGTGGACTACGATTGGGATCATTGTTGTAGCAATTGAAGTTAAACCTAATGTCAAGTTAAGACTTGGACCACTTTGGGATAGGCAACCACCTATTATTAGTGGTTTTGAGCAAATTATATGTAAATTGATTGGATTCGACAATGTAATATTTCGAATAAAAGTTTTGCATGCGCACGATAGGGTTGTTGCAGTTTTTGTTCACAAATCTGATTGTTATCAAGGAGTGTGGAAAAAGGTGGAAAACATCAAGGATAAAGTGTTCTTTATATCCTGTTATGACTCGGCATTTGCTTGCCAAGCAATCAATCCAGAAACTGAAGGAAGTCGCATCTATATCGCCTTAAAGAATTgcaattttttctatatttacaATATTGAAGACAAAAGTCTTGCAACTTCTCAACATTTCTCCAATTTATCAAAAACTCTTGCTTACTCAATGTGGTTCATGCCAGAAACCAG GATGACTGGTCCGCTTAAAGAAGAAATAGGAAAAGCTCATCAAGTTAGACAAAGAGAAAGTATATCTGAAGTAGTTCATTCAAAGGATACAGAGGATAAAGCCCCTAATGGATTGTCACTCCCTCGAGATGTGATTGAAGTGATTGCAAAACGTATTAACAATGTGCTTGATTATTTGCATTTTCGAGCTAGCAATAAACTCCTTCGTCAAGCTGCACCGCCGATTCAATGGAGATCATCTTCTTCCATGTCAATGTCAAGGTTCGATGATCTCTCAATGTGTCCTATATTTGCATTCTCAGAGAAGGATAAAATCATCAATTTTGTGCATCCGAAGCATGGTCTCGAGTACAAAAACATCATAAAGTTTCCTCAGAATCTATATCAGTTCATGAATTATGAAATTTGTTGTTCAAAAGATGGTTGGCTATTACTCGTGGCGTTTCAACGAGGTTATCAAGTTTTCTTCAACCCCTTTACAAAAGAAGTGCTACCACTTCCATCTGGGAATAAACGAATATCGAATATCAGGTGTTTTGGCATGTCACATTCCCCAACCTCTTATGAATGTGTGACTGTCGagttgattaaaattaaaaacatcacGACAGCACATGTACATCAACTTCGGGAAGGGCGTCATCGCCTTATCAATTTTGAAGACAAGAAATTTCCTCTCTTCAACATAAATCCTGCTTTTCATAatggattattttattttcttagtgTAACAGGAAAGTTAGCAATTATAGAAGAAAAAGGGGAAGAAATAAGTTGGAAAATACTTGAGAAGCCTCAAGCTCCATGTAGCAGCCACTTCAATAACTTTCTAGTTGAATGTGATGGCAATCTATTGACAGTATTTGAGAgtccttttgcaaaaggggttcAAGTGTTCAAGTTGAATGATGATACAATGACATGGATGAAAGTTACAAGCCTAAAAAATCATATGCTATTTGTTGGCAAAACATCCTTTTCTGCAGTGGCAAACATTCCTGGAATGGAAaacaaaatctattttaatAGATTTTATGGTGATAGTGTTGTGTTTTATTCTTTAGAAACAAACAATTATCACACATTCAAAAATGATGAAGTGGTGAATTTTCATCATGTAAGAGAACAATTGAATGGTACCTGGATTCAGCCAAAATGGCACCAAGTTTAA
- the LOC123894623 gene encoding probable protein phosphatase 2C 35 isoform X2 has protein sequence MGCVHGKCCSRYPAPSIGGSRDYRELGPYSAQRKHILTQRSLHFVDVPSHNFTLEYSVLTQRGYYPDSPDKENQDCYCVRTILQGNPSVHFFGVYDGHGEFGGRCSNFVKDKLVEKLSNDSALLEDPVKAYNSAFLATNDELHKNEIDDCMSGTTAITVLVIGDTLYVANVGDSRAVLAVKDGNRIVAEDLSSDQTPFRRDEYERVKLCGARVLSVDQVEGHKDPDIQTWGDEESQGDDPPRLWVQNGMIPGAAFTRSVGDSLGETIGVIAVPEVLTVKLTPNHLFFVVASDGVFEFLSSQTVVDMASSYADPRDACAAIAGESYKLWLEHEGRTDDITIIIVQIKGLSNVHLNMDQERSTSVL, from the exons ATGGGTTGTGTTCATGGAAAGTGTTGTAGTCGTTATCCTGCACCATCAATTGGTGGTTCTAGGGACTATAGAGAACTTGGTCCTTATAGTGCACAGAGGAAGCACATACTCACACAAAGGTCACTGCATTTTGTTGATGTTCCTTCTCACAATTTCACTTTGGAATACTCTGTTCTTACTCAGAGAGGTTACTACCCTGACTCACCTGATAAAGAAAACCAAGATTGTTACTGTGTTAGGACAATATTGCAAGGTAATCCAAGTGTTCATTTCTTTGGTGTTTATGATGGACATGGTGAATTTGGTGGAAGGTGTTCTAATTTTGTTAAGGATAAGTTGGTTGAAAAATTGTCAAATGATTCTGCATTGTTAGAGGATCCTGTTAAGGCTTATAATTCGGCATTTTTAGCTACAAATGATGAATTGCATAAGAATGAGATTGATGATTGTATGAGTGGTACTACTGCGATTACGGTGTTGGTGATAGGGGACACACTTTATGTTGCTAATGTTGGTGATTCGAGGGCGGTGTTGGCTGTTAAGGATGGGAATAGAATTGTTGCTGAGGATTTGTCTTCTGATCAGACACCTTTTAGGAGAGATGAATATGAGAGAGTGAAGCTTTGTGGTGCTAGGGTGTTGAGTGTTGATCAGGTTGAAGGGCATAAGGATCCGGATATTCAAACTTGGGGTGATGAAGAGAGTCAGGGTGATGATCCTCCGCGATTGTGGGTTCAGAATGGGATGATTCCTGGAGCTGCTTTTACAAGGAGTGTAGGGGATAGTTTGGGTGAGACTATTGGTGTTATTGCAGTTCCGGAGGTGTTAACGGTTAAGCTTACACCGAATCatcttttctttgttgttgCAAGTGATGGTGTATTTGAGTTCCTATCAAGCCAAACTGTTGTTGATATG GCTTCAAGTTATGCAGATCCCCGTGATGCATGTGCTGCCATTGCTGGAGAGTCTTACAAATTATGGTTGGAACACGAGGGTCGAACAGATGATATAACAATTATCATTGTTCAGATCAAAGGCCTGTCTAAT GTACATCTGAATATGGATCAGGAGAGATCAACGTCAGTACTGTAA
- the LOC123894623 gene encoding probable protein phosphatase 2C 35 isoform X1: protein MGCVHGKCCSRYPAPSIGGSRDYRELGPYSAQRKHILTQRSLHFVDVPSHNFTLEYSVLTQRGYYPDSPDKENQDCYCVRTILQGNPSVHFFGVYDGHGEFGGRCSNFVKDKLVEKLSNDSALLEDPVKAYNSAFLATNDELHKNEIDDCMSGTTAITVLVIGDTLYVANVGDSRAVLAVKDGNRIVAEDLSSDQTPFRRDEYERVKLCGARVLSVDQVEGHKDPDIQTWGDEESQGDDPPRLWVQNGMIPGAAFTRSVGDSLGETIGVIAVPEVLTVKLTPNHLFFVVASDGVFEFLSSQTVVDMASSYADPRDACAAIAGESYKLWLEHEGRTDDITIIIVQIKGLSNSGTSEYGSGEINVSTVTRAKKGKGTSAVSAPTGGDVHRAVRSSLSDSMSCQHVVSSRSQAIVVPSPTCPSPIEL from the exons ATGGGTTGTGTTCATGGAAAGTGTTGTAGTCGTTATCCTGCACCATCAATTGGTGGTTCTAGGGACTATAGAGAACTTGGTCCTTATAGTGCACAGAGGAAGCACATACTCACACAAAGGTCACTGCATTTTGTTGATGTTCCTTCTCACAATTTCACTTTGGAATACTCTGTTCTTACTCAGAGAGGTTACTACCCTGACTCACCTGATAAAGAAAACCAAGATTGTTACTGTGTTAGGACAATATTGCAAGGTAATCCAAGTGTTCATTTCTTTGGTGTTTATGATGGACATGGTGAATTTGGTGGAAGGTGTTCTAATTTTGTTAAGGATAAGTTGGTTGAAAAATTGTCAAATGATTCTGCATTGTTAGAGGATCCTGTTAAGGCTTATAATTCGGCATTTTTAGCTACAAATGATGAATTGCATAAGAATGAGATTGATGATTGTATGAGTGGTACTACTGCGATTACGGTGTTGGTGATAGGGGACACACTTTATGTTGCTAATGTTGGTGATTCGAGGGCGGTGTTGGCTGTTAAGGATGGGAATAGAATTGTTGCTGAGGATTTGTCTTCTGATCAGACACCTTTTAGGAGAGATGAATATGAGAGAGTGAAGCTTTGTGGTGCTAGGGTGTTGAGTGTTGATCAGGTTGAAGGGCATAAGGATCCGGATATTCAAACTTGGGGTGATGAAGAGAGTCAGGGTGATGATCCTCCGCGATTGTGGGTTCAGAATGGGATGATTCCTGGAGCTGCTTTTACAAGGAGTGTAGGGGATAGTTTGGGTGAGACTATTGGTGTTATTGCAGTTCCGGAGGTGTTAACGGTTAAGCTTACACCGAATCatcttttctttgttgttgCAAGTGATGGTGTATTTGAGTTCCTATCAAGCCAAACTGTTGTTGATATG GCTTCAAGTTATGCAGATCCCCGTGATGCATGTGCTGCCATTGCTGGAGAGTCTTACAAATTATGGTTGGAACACGAGGGTCGAACAGATGATATAACAATTATCATTGTTCAGATCAAAGGCCTGTCTAAT TCAGGTACATCTGAATATGGATCAGGAGAGATCAACGTCAGTACTGTAACAAGAGCCAAAAAGGGGAAGGGAACTTCTGCTGTATCTGCCCCTACCGGTGGAGATGTTCATCGTGCCGTGAGGAGTAGTTTATCCGATTCTATGTCCTGTCAGCATGTGGTTTCATCGAGAAGCCAAGCCATAGTGGTTCCCTCTCCCACATGTCCAAGTCCAATTGAATTG TGA